A region of Ictalurus furcatus strain D&B chromosome 1, Billie_1.0, whole genome shotgun sequence DNA encodes the following proteins:
- the LOC128613447 gene encoding T-cell differentiation antigen CD6 isoform X4: protein MEVLLMAVLLDAFCLHQGLQGAAISSNENGTYTNRSDELVKKQARQVVQLTGGNDRCAGRVELFGTGGWGTVCDDGWDLKGGDVVCEQLGCGTALWVTEAGDIGPGSGPIYIRQLNCNGTERNLWQCETMLDEGKNYCGHKEDAVVVCSGSSYRPTTTMNTFMPDFTNWTTESVTEVAAEDNHDGISAPVLGCIGLSVTLFLLLVLNAAQCAHWKRRNGGTETIRPSQASPQDNSDTSSESDFERYYNPDPPPTTVNNNEHTVNQFYPERCIQMTPLHNTSEPAKIDSADSFDSDSTCSGECYENTANAEACLQTLEGDPLLPEQPPLSHPKPQMAGNSSISQPYSTEQAVNEFYPEHCIQMTSLHNTSEPTKTDSADSFDSDSTCSGECYENTGVNTEARLQTLEGDPLLPEQPPLSHPKPQLAGNSSVSQPYSTEQDDSSTSSEEAYENVVELEGIYFARSERSVHSSSDSDYDEVGNW, encoded by the exons ATGGAAGTTCTGCTGATGGCGGTCCTTCTCGATGCTTTCTGCTTACATCAAG gACTCCAGGGTGCAGCGATTTCTTCTAATGAAAATGGGACCTACACTAACAGAAGTGACGAGCTTGTGAAGAAACAGG CGAGACAGGTTGTGCAGTTGACTGGAGGCAATGATCGCTGTGCAGGTCGGGTGGAGCTGTTTGGCACTGGAGGCTGGGgcacagtgtgtgatgatggatGGGACTTAAAAGGAGGAGATGTGGTGTGTGAACAGCTGGGCTGTGGCACTGCTTTATGGGTAACGGAGGCTGGTGATATTGGCCCTGGCTCTGGTCCTATTTACATCAGACAACTAAACTGCAATGGGACAGAGAGAAACCTCTGGCAGTGTGAGACTATGCTAGATGAAGGCAAAAACTACTGCGGCCACAAGGAGGATGCTGTAGTGGTGTGCTCAG GAAGTTCCTACAGACCGACTACcacaatgaatacattcatgCCAGATTTCACAAACTGGACAACAG agAGTGTAACAGAGGTAGCTGCTGAGGACAACCATGATGGGATTTCAGCACCAGTCCTGGGTTGCATTggtctctctgtcactctgttcTTACTGCTGGTTTTAAATGCTGCTCAATGTGCACACTGGAAAAGACGAAATG GAGGAACTGAAACCATAAGACCATCACAAGCCTCACCGCAAGACAATTCTGACACTTCAAGTGAATCTGATTTTGAACGTTACTACAACCCTGACCCTCCACCTACTACTGTGAATAACAATGAGCACA CTGTTAACCAGTTTTATCCTGAGCGCTGCATACAGATGACACCTTTGCACAATACCAGTGAACCAGCTAAAATTGACT CAGCAGACTCGTTTGATTCGGACAGCACATGCTCTGGAGAATGCTACGAAAACACAGCGAATGCAGAAGCTTGTCTCCAGACAC TGGAGGGAGACCCATTACTTCCTGAGCAGCCCCCCCTGAGTCACCCCAAACCTCAGATGGCAGGAAACAGCAGTATTTCCCAGCCATACTCCACTGAACAAG CTGTTAATGAGTTTTATCCTGAGCACTGCATACAGATGACATCTTTGCACAATACCAGTGAACCAACTAAAACTGACT CAGCAGACTCGTTTGATTCGGACAGCACATGCTCTGGGGAATGCTACGAAAACACAGGAGTGAATACTGAAGCTCGTCTCCAGACAT TGGAGGGAGACCCCTTACTTCCTGAGCAGCCCCCCCTGAGTCACCCCAAACCTCAGCTGGCAGgaaacagcagtgtttcccagcCATACTCCACTGAACAAG ATGACAGCAGCACATCATCTGAGGAAGCTTATGAAAATGTTGTAGAACTAGAGGGGATTTACTTTGCTAGAAGTGAACGATCAGTCCACTCCTCTTCAGACAGTGACTATGATGAAGTCGGTAATTGGTGA
- the cfap418 gene encoding cilia- and flagella-associated protein 418 isoform X2 — MSRGGAHGIFLTFRAAKKPKMRRLLPNRFSNPHEVEGVDNNIEAVLHEILNDDDYPASSSHRPVLSKPCAMESCSHTALKKCCPVYLGGSSTACGVGTSVTQKACDQIRCTSCDFRVIMFDDQEWDSSCDYLFFRNNMPDSNKLRVKLKRRQGARAYACQCSWHSAFMLSELRHVPKLKWVCGQHTAC, encoded by the exons atgTCACGCGGCGGTGCACACGGCATTTTTCTAACTTTCCGCGCGGCTAAGAAGCCGAAGATGAGGCGACTCTTGCCGAACAG ATTTTCAAATCCACATGAAGTTGAAGGAGTTGACAATAACATTGAGGCTGTGCTTCATGAAATActaaatgatgatgattatccAGCCTCCAGTTCACAC AGACCTGTTTTATCAAAACCTTGTGCTATGGAGTCTTGTTCTCATACAGCTTTAAAGAA GTGTTGCCCTGTATATTTGGGTGGAAGCTCTACAGCATGTGGTGTGGGAACAAGTGTTACGCAGAA GGCTTGTGACCAAATAAGATGTACATCTTGTGACTTTCGTGTCATCATGTTTGATGACCAGGAGTGGGACTCTTCCTGTGACTATCTGTTTTTCAG AAACAACATGCCGGACAGTAACAAGTTGCGAGTGAAGCTAAAGAGGAGGCAAGGCGCTCGGGCGTATGCCTGCCAGTGTAGCTGGCACTCTGCCTTTATGCTGTCTGAACTCAGACACGTACCTAAGCTCAAGTGGGTTTGTGGCCAACACACAGCTTGCTGA
- the LOC128613447 gene encoding soluble scavenger receptor cysteine-rich domain-containing protein SSC5D isoform X3: protein MEVLLMAVLLDAFCLHQGLQGAAISSNENGTYTNRSDELVKKQARQVVQLTGGNDRCAGRVELFGTGGWGTVCDDGWDLKGGDVVCEQLGCGTALWVTEAGDIGPGSGPIYIRQLNCNGTERNLWQCETMLDEGKNYCGHKEDAVVVCSGSSYRPTTTMNTFMPDFTNWTTESVTEVAAEDNHDGISAPVLGCIGLSVTLFLLLVLNAAQCAHWKRRNGGTETIRPSQASPQDNSDTSSESDFERYYNPDPPPTTVNNNEHTHALDSESTSSGECYEITETETENLLNPAVNQFYPERCIQMTPLHNTSEPAKIDSADSFDSDSTCSGECYENTANAEACLQTLEGDPLLPEQPPLSHPKPQMAGNSSISQPYSTEQAVNEFYPEHCIQMTSLHNTSEPTKTDSDSFDSDSTCSGECYENTGVNTEARLQTLEGDPLLPEQPPLSHPKPQLAGNSSVSQPYSTEQDDSSTSSEEAYENVVELEGIYFARSERSVHSSSDSDYDEVGNW from the exons ATGGAAGTTCTGCTGATGGCGGTCCTTCTCGATGCTTTCTGCTTACATCAAG gACTCCAGGGTGCAGCGATTTCTTCTAATGAAAATGGGACCTACACTAACAGAAGTGACGAGCTTGTGAAGAAACAGG CGAGACAGGTTGTGCAGTTGACTGGAGGCAATGATCGCTGTGCAGGTCGGGTGGAGCTGTTTGGCACTGGAGGCTGGGgcacagtgtgtgatgatggatGGGACTTAAAAGGAGGAGATGTGGTGTGTGAACAGCTGGGCTGTGGCACTGCTTTATGGGTAACGGAGGCTGGTGATATTGGCCCTGGCTCTGGTCCTATTTACATCAGACAACTAAACTGCAATGGGACAGAGAGAAACCTCTGGCAGTGTGAGACTATGCTAGATGAAGGCAAAAACTACTGCGGCCACAAGGAGGATGCTGTAGTGGTGTGCTCAG GAAGTTCCTACAGACCGACTACcacaatgaatacattcatgCCAGATTTCACAAACTGGACAACAG agAGTGTAACAGAGGTAGCTGCTGAGGACAACCATGATGGGATTTCAGCACCAGTCCTGGGTTGCATTggtctctctgtcactctgttcTTACTGCTGGTTTTAAATGCTGCTCAATGTGCACACTGGAAAAGACGAAATG GAGGAACTGAAACCATAAGACCATCACAAGCCTCACCGCAAGACAATTCTGACACTTCAAGTGAATCTGATTTTGAACGTTACTACAACCCTGACCCTCCACCTACTACTGTGAATAACAATGAGCACA CTCATGCCCTTGATTCAGAGAGCACATCCTCAGGGGAATGTTATGAAATAACAGAAACTGAAACGGAGAACCTTTTGAATCCAG CTGTTAACCAGTTTTATCCTGAGCGCTGCATACAGATGACACCTTTGCACAATACCAGTGAACCAGCTAAAATTGACT CAGCAGACTCGTTTGATTCGGACAGCACATGCTCTGGAGAATGCTACGAAAACACAGCGAATGCAGAAGCTTGTCTCCAGACAC TGGAGGGAGACCCATTACTTCCTGAGCAGCCCCCCCTGAGTCACCCCAAACCTCAGATGGCAGGAAACAGCAGTATTTCCCAGCCATACTCCACTGAACAAG CTGTTAATGAGTTTTATCCTGAGCACTGCATACAGATGACATCTTTGCACAATACCAGTGAACCAACTAAAACTGACT CAGACTCGTTTGATTCGGACAGCACATGCTCTGGGGAATGCTACGAAAACACAGGAGTGAATACTGAAGCTCGTCTCCAGACAT TGGAGGGAGACCCCTTACTTCCTGAGCAGCCCCCCCTGAGTCACCCCAAACCTCAGCTGGCAGgaaacagcagtgtttcccagcCATACTCCACTGAACAAG ATGACAGCAGCACATCATCTGAGGAAGCTTATGAAAATGTTGTAGAACTAGAGGGGATTTACTTTGCTAGAAGTGAACGATCAGTCCACTCCTCTTCAGACAGTGACTATGATGAAGTCGGTAATTGGTGA
- the cfap418 gene encoding cilia- and flagella-associated protein 418 isoform X3, whose translation MEDSLDALLDEVEAKFCREISLSHRPSCTLKFEQDSNRQQSNNDSVLRFSNPHEVEGVDNNIEAVLHEILNDDDYPASSSHRPVLSKPCAMESCSHTALKKCCPVYLGGSSTACGVGTSVTQKACDQIRCTSCDFRVIMFDDQEWDSSCDYLFFSSACQEVGGQSTGSAMLQHPWSREG comes from the exons atgGAGGACAGTTTGGACGCTTTGTTAGACGAGGTTGAAGCAAAGTTTTGTCGAGAGATTTCGCTGTCGCATCGGCCTTCATGCACTTTAAAATTCGAGCAAGACAGCAACAGACAACAAAGCAATAATGACTCCGTGCTCAG ATTTTCAAATCCACATGAAGTTGAAGGAGTTGACAATAACATTGAGGCTGTGCTTCATGAAATActaaatgatgatgattatccAGCCTCCAGTTCACAC AGACCTGTTTTATCAAAACCTTGTGCTATGGAGTCTTGTTCTCATACAGCTTTAAAGAA GTGTTGCCCTGTATATTTGGGTGGAAGCTCTACAGCATGTGGTGTGGGAACAAGTGTTACGCAGAA GGCTTGTGACCAAATAAGATGTACATCTTGTGACTTTCGTGTCATCATGTTTGATGACCAGGAGTGGGACTCTTCCTGTGACTATCTGTTTTTCAG cTCAGCGTGTCAGGAGGTtgggggtcagagcacagggtcagccatgttacagcacccctggagcagagagggttaa
- the LOC128613447 gene encoding T-cell differentiation antigen CD6 isoform X1 has protein sequence MEVLLMAVLLDAFCLHQGLQGAAISSNENGTYTNRSDELVKKQARQVVQLTGGNDRCAGRVELFGTGGWGTVCDDGWDLKGGDVVCEQLGCGTALWVTEAGDIGPGSGPIYIRQLNCNGTERNLWQCETMLDEGKNYCGHKEDAVVVCSGSSYRPTTTMNTFMPDFTNWTTESVTEVAAEDNHDGISAPVLGCIGLSVTLFLLLVLNAAQCAHWKRRNGGTETIRPSQASPQDNSDTSSESDFERYYNPDPPPTTVNNNEHTHALDSESTSSGECYEITETETENLLNPAVNQFYPERCIQMTPLHNTSEPAKIDSADSFDSDSTCSGECYENTANAEACLQTLEGDPLLPEQPPLSHPKPQMAGNSSISQPYSTEQAVNEFYPEHCIQMTSLHNTSEPTKTDSADSFDSDSTCSGECYENTGVNTEARLQTLEGDPLLPEQPPLSHPKPQLAGNSSVSQPYSTEQDDSSTSSEEAYENVVELEGIYFARSERSVHSSSDSDYDEVGNW, from the exons ATGGAAGTTCTGCTGATGGCGGTCCTTCTCGATGCTTTCTGCTTACATCAAG gACTCCAGGGTGCAGCGATTTCTTCTAATGAAAATGGGACCTACACTAACAGAAGTGACGAGCTTGTGAAGAAACAGG CGAGACAGGTTGTGCAGTTGACTGGAGGCAATGATCGCTGTGCAGGTCGGGTGGAGCTGTTTGGCACTGGAGGCTGGGgcacagtgtgtgatgatggatGGGACTTAAAAGGAGGAGATGTGGTGTGTGAACAGCTGGGCTGTGGCACTGCTTTATGGGTAACGGAGGCTGGTGATATTGGCCCTGGCTCTGGTCCTATTTACATCAGACAACTAAACTGCAATGGGACAGAGAGAAACCTCTGGCAGTGTGAGACTATGCTAGATGAAGGCAAAAACTACTGCGGCCACAAGGAGGATGCTGTAGTGGTGTGCTCAG GAAGTTCCTACAGACCGACTACcacaatgaatacattcatgCCAGATTTCACAAACTGGACAACAG agAGTGTAACAGAGGTAGCTGCTGAGGACAACCATGATGGGATTTCAGCACCAGTCCTGGGTTGCATTggtctctctgtcactctgttcTTACTGCTGGTTTTAAATGCTGCTCAATGTGCACACTGGAAAAGACGAAATG GAGGAACTGAAACCATAAGACCATCACAAGCCTCACCGCAAGACAATTCTGACACTTCAAGTGAATCTGATTTTGAACGTTACTACAACCCTGACCCTCCACCTACTACTGTGAATAACAATGAGCACA CTCATGCCCTTGATTCAGAGAGCACATCCTCAGGGGAATGTTATGAAATAACAGAAACTGAAACGGAGAACCTTTTGAATCCAG CTGTTAACCAGTTTTATCCTGAGCGCTGCATACAGATGACACCTTTGCACAATACCAGTGAACCAGCTAAAATTGACT CAGCAGACTCGTTTGATTCGGACAGCACATGCTCTGGAGAATGCTACGAAAACACAGCGAATGCAGAAGCTTGTCTCCAGACAC TGGAGGGAGACCCATTACTTCCTGAGCAGCCCCCCCTGAGTCACCCCAAACCTCAGATGGCAGGAAACAGCAGTATTTCCCAGCCATACTCCACTGAACAAG CTGTTAATGAGTTTTATCCTGAGCACTGCATACAGATGACATCTTTGCACAATACCAGTGAACCAACTAAAACTGACT CAGCAGACTCGTTTGATTCGGACAGCACATGCTCTGGGGAATGCTACGAAAACACAGGAGTGAATACTGAAGCTCGTCTCCAGACAT TGGAGGGAGACCCCTTACTTCCTGAGCAGCCCCCCCTGAGTCACCCCAAACCTCAGCTGGCAGgaaacagcagtgtttcccagcCATACTCCACTGAACAAG ATGACAGCAGCACATCATCTGAGGAAGCTTATGAAAATGTTGTAGAACTAGAGGGGATTTACTTTGCTAGAAGTGAACGATCAGTCCACTCCTCTTCAGACAGTGACTATGATGAAGTCGGTAATTGGTGA
- the cfap418 gene encoding cilia- and flagella-associated protein 418 isoform X1, with the protein MEDSLDALLDEVEAKFCREISLSHRPSCTLKFEQDSNRQQSNNDSVLRFSNPHEVEGVDNNIEAVLHEILNDDDYPASSSHRPVLSKPCAMESCSHTALKKCCPVYLGGSSTACGVGTSVTQKACDQIRCTSCDFRVIMFDDQEWDSSCDYLFFRNNMPDSNKLRVKLKRRQGARAYACQCSWHSAFMLSELRHVPKLKWVCGQHTAC; encoded by the exons atgGAGGACAGTTTGGACGCTTTGTTAGACGAGGTTGAAGCAAAGTTTTGTCGAGAGATTTCGCTGTCGCATCGGCCTTCATGCACTTTAAAATTCGAGCAAGACAGCAACAGACAACAAAGCAATAATGACTCCGTGCTCAG ATTTTCAAATCCACATGAAGTTGAAGGAGTTGACAATAACATTGAGGCTGTGCTTCATGAAATActaaatgatgatgattatccAGCCTCCAGTTCACAC AGACCTGTTTTATCAAAACCTTGTGCTATGGAGTCTTGTTCTCATACAGCTTTAAAGAA GTGTTGCCCTGTATATTTGGGTGGAAGCTCTACAGCATGTGGTGTGGGAACAAGTGTTACGCAGAA GGCTTGTGACCAAATAAGATGTACATCTTGTGACTTTCGTGTCATCATGTTTGATGACCAGGAGTGGGACTCTTCCTGTGACTATCTGTTTTTCAG AAACAACATGCCGGACAGTAACAAGTTGCGAGTGAAGCTAAAGAGGAGGCAAGGCGCTCGGGCGTATGCCTGCCAGTGTAGCTGGCACTCTGCCTTTATGCTGTCTGAACTCAGACACGTACCTAAGCTCAAGTGGGTTTGTGGCCAACACACAGCTTGCTGA
- the LOC128613447 gene encoding T-cell differentiation antigen CD6 isoform X2, which translates to MEVLLMAVLLDAFCLHQGLQGAAISSNENGTYTNRSDELVKKQARQVVQLTGGNDRCAGRVELFGTGGWGTVCDDGWDLKGGDVVCEQLGCGTALWVTEAGDIGPGSGPIYIRQLNCNGTERNLWQCETMLDEGKNYCGHKEDAVVVCSGSSYRPTTTMNTFMPDFTNWTTESVTEVAAEDNHDGISAPVLGCIGLSVTLFLLLVLNAAQCAHWKRRNGGTETIRPSQASPQDNSDTSSESDFERYYNPDPPPTTVNNNEHTHALDSESTSSGECYEITETETENLLNPAVNQFYPERCIQMTPLHNTSEPAKIDSDSFDSDSTCSGECYENTANAEACLQTLEGDPLLPEQPPLSHPKPQMAGNSSISQPYSTEQAVNEFYPEHCIQMTSLHNTSEPTKTDSADSFDSDSTCSGECYENTGVNTEARLQTLEGDPLLPEQPPLSHPKPQLAGNSSVSQPYSTEQDDSSTSSEEAYENVVELEGIYFARSERSVHSSSDSDYDEVGNW; encoded by the exons ATGGAAGTTCTGCTGATGGCGGTCCTTCTCGATGCTTTCTGCTTACATCAAG gACTCCAGGGTGCAGCGATTTCTTCTAATGAAAATGGGACCTACACTAACAGAAGTGACGAGCTTGTGAAGAAACAGG CGAGACAGGTTGTGCAGTTGACTGGAGGCAATGATCGCTGTGCAGGTCGGGTGGAGCTGTTTGGCACTGGAGGCTGGGgcacagtgtgtgatgatggatGGGACTTAAAAGGAGGAGATGTGGTGTGTGAACAGCTGGGCTGTGGCACTGCTTTATGGGTAACGGAGGCTGGTGATATTGGCCCTGGCTCTGGTCCTATTTACATCAGACAACTAAACTGCAATGGGACAGAGAGAAACCTCTGGCAGTGTGAGACTATGCTAGATGAAGGCAAAAACTACTGCGGCCACAAGGAGGATGCTGTAGTGGTGTGCTCAG GAAGTTCCTACAGACCGACTACcacaatgaatacattcatgCCAGATTTCACAAACTGGACAACAG agAGTGTAACAGAGGTAGCTGCTGAGGACAACCATGATGGGATTTCAGCACCAGTCCTGGGTTGCATTggtctctctgtcactctgttcTTACTGCTGGTTTTAAATGCTGCTCAATGTGCACACTGGAAAAGACGAAATG GAGGAACTGAAACCATAAGACCATCACAAGCCTCACCGCAAGACAATTCTGACACTTCAAGTGAATCTGATTTTGAACGTTACTACAACCCTGACCCTCCACCTACTACTGTGAATAACAATGAGCACA CTCATGCCCTTGATTCAGAGAGCACATCCTCAGGGGAATGTTATGAAATAACAGAAACTGAAACGGAGAACCTTTTGAATCCAG CTGTTAACCAGTTTTATCCTGAGCGCTGCATACAGATGACACCTTTGCACAATACCAGTGAACCAGCTAAAATTGACT CAGACTCGTTTGATTCGGACAGCACATGCTCTGGAGAATGCTACGAAAACACAGCGAATGCAGAAGCTTGTCTCCAGACAC TGGAGGGAGACCCATTACTTCCTGAGCAGCCCCCCCTGAGTCACCCCAAACCTCAGATGGCAGGAAACAGCAGTATTTCCCAGCCATACTCCACTGAACAAG CTGTTAATGAGTTTTATCCTGAGCACTGCATACAGATGACATCTTTGCACAATACCAGTGAACCAACTAAAACTGACT CAGCAGACTCGTTTGATTCGGACAGCACATGCTCTGGGGAATGCTACGAAAACACAGGAGTGAATACTGAAGCTCGTCTCCAGACAT TGGAGGGAGACCCCTTACTTCCTGAGCAGCCCCCCCTGAGTCACCCCAAACCTCAGCTGGCAGgaaacagcagtgtttcccagcCATACTCCACTGAACAAG ATGACAGCAGCACATCATCTGAGGAAGCTTATGAAAATGTTGTAGAACTAGAGGGGATTTACTTTGCTAGAAGTGAACGATCAGTCCACTCCTCTTCAGACAGTGACTATGATGAAGTCGGTAATTGGTGA
- the cfap418 gene encoding cilia- and flagella-associated protein 418 isoform X4: MGYIECLFSNPHEVEGVDNNIEAVLHEILNDDDYPASSSHRPVLSKPCAMESCSHTALKKCCPVYLGGSSTACGVGTSVTQKACDQIRCTSCDFRVIMFDDQEWDSSCDYLFFRNNMPDSNKLRVKLKRRQGARAYACQCSWHSAFMLSELRHVPKLKWVCGQHTAC, from the exons ATGGGCTACATTGAATGCTT ATTTTCAAATCCACATGAAGTTGAAGGAGTTGACAATAACATTGAGGCTGTGCTTCATGAAATActaaatgatgatgattatccAGCCTCCAGTTCACAC AGACCTGTTTTATCAAAACCTTGTGCTATGGAGTCTTGTTCTCATACAGCTTTAAAGAA GTGTTGCCCTGTATATTTGGGTGGAAGCTCTACAGCATGTGGTGTGGGAACAAGTGTTACGCAGAA GGCTTGTGACCAAATAAGATGTACATCTTGTGACTTTCGTGTCATCATGTTTGATGACCAGGAGTGGGACTCTTCCTGTGACTATCTGTTTTTCAG AAACAACATGCCGGACAGTAACAAGTTGCGAGTGAAGCTAAAGAGGAGGCAAGGCGCTCGGGCGTATGCCTGCCAGTGTAGCTGGCACTCTGCCTTTATGCTGTCTGAACTCAGACACGTACCTAAGCTCAAGTGGGTTTGTGGCCAACACACAGCTTGCTGA